A stretch of Pogona vitticeps strain Pit_001003342236 chromosome 5, PviZW2.1, whole genome shotgun sequence DNA encodes these proteins:
- the LRTM2 gene encoding leucine-rich repeat and transmembrane domain-containing protein 2 isoform X2, whose product MLSLSGGFWWRNRLSLRWRETSWLACWLSFCAAESLVTCPYSCKCNSDTLEVDCSGLGLSSIPFDIPTNTRTFLFLNNQLSSLPGQAFSNLSALQRLDLSNNFLDQLPENIFRDLVNLTELQLRNNSIRSLDKDLLQNTVLLCQLDLSINGLAQIPSGIFDDLSSLRWLSLRSNRLQSLDRVTFEPLVSLQQLQVGDNPWECDCNLRDFKYWMEWFSYRGGKLDQLACTLPKELRGKDMRMVPMEMFNYCSQLEDENSSTVLDNIGPPCNKGSPAAPKPKTSPETEEEPSVVCPQKQKYRPVSVRRAIGTVIIAGVVCGIVCIMMVVAAAYGCIYASLMAKYHRELKKRQPLMGDTEGEHEEQKQISSVA is encoded by the exons ATGTTGTCTCTGAGTGGAGGCTTCTGGTGGAGGAACAGGCTTTCTCTGAGATGGAGAGAAACTAGCT GGCTTGCCTGCTGGCTTTCATTCTGTGCAGCGGAGTCCCTTGTTACTTGCCCCTACTCTTGCAAGTGCAACAGTGATACTCTGGAGGTAGACTGTAGTGGATTGGGCCTTTCGTCTATCCCCTTTGACATTCCTACAAATACCAGGACCTTCCTTTTCCTCAACAACCAATTAAGCAGTTTACCAGGACAAGCTTTTTCCAATCTCTCTGCCCTCCAGAGACTGGATCTTTCCAACAACTTCTTAGATCAGCTTCCGGAAAATATTTTCAGAGACCTGGTAAATCTCACTGAACTACAGCTGAGGAACAATAGCATCAGGAGTTTGGACAAGGATCTTCTGCAGAACACTGTTCTTTTGTGTCAGCTGGATCTGTCCATCAATGGGCTTGCTCAGATCCCCTCAGGCATCTTTGATGACCTCTCCTCCCTCCGATGGCTCTCTCTCAGGTCAAATCGCCTGCAGAGTTTGGACAGGGTAACGTTTGAGCCCTTAGTCAGTCTGCAGCAATTGCAAGTGGGAGacaacccctgggaatgtgactgCAACCTGAGAGATTTCAAATACTGGATGGAATGGTTCTCTTACCGAG GAGGAAAGTTAGACCAGCTGGCATGTACCCTGCCTAAGGAGCTGCGGGGCAAGGATATGCGCATGGTGCCCATGGAGATGTTTAACTACTGCTCCCAGCTGGAAGATGAAAACAGCTCTACAGTAttggacaacattggccctccttgCAATAAGGGAAGCCCAGCTGCTCCTAAGCCCAAAACAAGTCCTGAAACAGAAGAGGAGCCCAGTGTAGTTTGCCCCCAGAAGCAAAAATACCGGCCTGTCAGTGTGCGCCGGGCTATTGGCACAGTCATCATAGCAGGGGTGGTTTGTGGCATTGTCTGTATCATGATGGTAGTGGCAGCCGCTTATGGCTGTATCTATGCATCTCTCATGGCTAAGTACCATCGGGAGCTGAAAAAAAGGCAGCCGTTAATGGGTGATACAGAAGGCGAACATGAAGAACAAAAGCAAATCTCCTCTGTTGCATGA